A genomic region of Vibrio sp. 10N contains the following coding sequences:
- a CDS encoding MalM family protein, giving the protein MKVSSIFLGSCVLLAGCQSAEVIEQVAIHNTPVARNQTGLNALVAKVPSEHKFVINRNTQQFDIDGVTSPVTAVTLPNTAGALDITVTSIIGKTAFAPFVAIIREDGTVVDSYQFEQFEYQKPRFHLGNRLTLNFVFFPMAMDSELTLVVYTKPEMIGDSVSVIHPARLDAEARGNYLPEVKDIEIPFALQGEVEIEIDSAHHQLNVEPEDKKARSVTEQSAAFYRQAIQDAVKQNELQKAVSLLEEAESLGIPDAREVFNQSINDNATEN; this is encoded by the coding sequence ATGAAAGTATCCTCAATATTTTTAGGCAGTTGTGTTCTGCTCGCGGGCTGTCAAAGTGCCGAAGTGATAGAACAGGTCGCGATTCACAACACGCCAGTTGCACGTAATCAAACCGGCCTCAATGCTCTTGTGGCCAAAGTGCCAAGTGAGCACAAGTTTGTCATCAATCGCAATACTCAACAGTTCGATATCGATGGTGTCACCAGCCCTGTGACGGCTGTGACGTTACCTAATACAGCCGGTGCTTTGGACATTACTGTGACCAGTATCATCGGAAAAACCGCGTTTGCACCATTTGTGGCCATCATTCGAGAAGATGGGACGGTTGTCGATAGCTATCAATTTGAACAGTTTGAATATCAAAAGCCGCGTTTCCATTTGGGAAATCGTTTGACGCTCAACTTTGTGTTTTTCCCTATGGCGATGGACAGTGAGTTGACGTTAGTGGTGTACACCAAGCCTGAAATGATTGGCGACAGTGTCTCTGTGATTCATCCAGCAAGGTTGGATGCGGAGGCCAGAGGCAATTACCTTCCTGAGGTGAAAGATATTGAGATCCCTTTTGCGCTGCAGGGCGAGGTAGAGATTGAGATAGATAGTGCTCATCATCAACTGAATGTTGAACCTGAAGATAAAAAAGCGCGCTCAGTGACAGAACAAAGTGCTGCGTTTTACCGACAGGCAATTCAAGATGCCGTGAAACAGAACGAGCTGCAAAAAGCGGTAAGCCTTCTTGAAGAGGCGGAATCTTTGGGTATTCCTGACGCTAGAGAAGTCTTTAATCAGTCAATCAATGACAATGCGACCGAAAACTAG
- a CDS encoding tetratricopeptide repeat protein: MSTLTIAIGATSLSLLLVFVWMFSLSLRKRRMEEERLAREAAYRRAMEKARLQERQDRVFKAETGHVPTILYLAKEAERNKPNEALYWYHKGAELDNITSMYGIVRLSDKKREDLVLREQANYWRLCIAGAEGDVHAKFEAAKAQIFGHGVERNIPRGVAKVQEVAEEGNLEAILFMGDWSISPDNPVPSPKQSTQWFEKAADKQSEEGMTKLGLNYLNGVGVEQDIQRACYWLERAAEKGNVEAMYYAGEAWRDVKPNGASIAYIWLFMSAYMGHEPAKSARDAVGSTLGVDSVVGLQSLAKPVLKKLQFGPVVKHSLIRALNKLYKRDLPLFGLALDSEPSTTADSEDVSSSTTEQSETESDTAATSEQASSEDNARSYSYASYETHYSQ, translated from the coding sequence ATGTCGACACTCACTATTGCTATCGGTGCCACTAGCCTATCTTTGCTGTTGGTATTCGTCTGGATGTTCTCCCTTTCACTGCGCAAAAGGCGGATGGAGGAAGAGCGTCTTGCGCGAGAAGCTGCGTATCGACGAGCAATGGAAAAAGCCCGCTTGCAAGAGAGGCAAGACCGAGTCTTTAAAGCGGAGACGGGTCACGTGCCAACTATCCTCTATCTCGCTAAAGAGGCCGAGAGAAACAAGCCTAATGAAGCGCTGTATTGGTATCACAAAGGCGCTGAACTGGACAACATTACCTCCATGTACGGTATTGTCCGTTTGAGTGATAAAAAGCGGGAAGATCTGGTTTTACGTGAACAAGCGAATTATTGGCGCTTGTGCATTGCTGGAGCGGAAGGCGATGTTCATGCCAAATTTGAAGCGGCCAAAGCACAGATCTTTGGGCATGGCGTGGAGCGCAATATCCCCAGAGGCGTTGCCAAAGTTCAAGAGGTCGCGGAAGAGGGAAACCTAGAAGCTATTTTGTTTATGGGCGATTGGAGTATCTCTCCTGATAATCCTGTGCCATCACCCAAGCAATCGACTCAATGGTTTGAGAAAGCGGCCGACAAGCAAAGTGAAGAGGGTATGACGAAGCTTGGACTTAACTACCTTAATGGTGTTGGGGTTGAGCAAGATATACAGCGCGCGTGTTACTGGCTGGAGCGCGCAGCCGAAAAAGGCAACGTCGAAGCTATGTATTATGCGGGCGAAGCGTGGCGTGACGTAAAACCTAACGGCGCGTCAATAGCATACATCTGGCTGTTTATGTCTGCGTACATGGGGCATGAGCCAGCTAAGTCGGCTCGTGATGCGGTGGGCAGTACTTTGGGGGTTGATTCTGTCGTTGGGCTGCAATCACTCGCCAAACCTGTTCTTAAAAAACTGCAATTTGGACCCGTGGTTAAGCATTCATTGATTCGTGCGCTTAACAAGCTCTACAAACGAGACTTACCTCTTTTTGGCTTAGCGTTAGACAGTGAGCCATCAACCACAGCGGACTCTGAGGATGTTTCTTCATCGACGACCGAACAGAGTGAGACCGAGAGCGATACGGCAGCAACAAGCGAACAAGCGTCATCAGAGGATAATGCCCGCTCGTATAGTTACGCTAGTTATGAAACCCACTATTCACAATAG
- a CDS encoding oligogalacturonate-specific porin KdgM family protein, which produces MKTFKMTLAAALVAAVALPASANYVDVRGAYNTEAKTYESRVRAGMDFAEDWQIHLEGTQGHNKNAFSQTDHKVAAFETELNYNYAINDNVTLTPGFVYWNGTNHSEYRPYLKATYATGNFYTAARYRFQAATDGVENTNQVDAWVGYNVSDFNLEYNPAYIAQNNGGKINSDLSRADSKWEHTFQVKYTGFDTWAPYLDYQILDKTYVNQNFEVKTENRVRLGVTFNF; this is translated from the coding sequence ATGAAAACTTTTAAAATGACATTGGCAGCAGCGCTAGTTGCTGCAGTTGCACTTCCAGCAAGCGCAAACTACGTTGACGTTCGTGGTGCTTACAACACAGAAGCAAAAACTTATGAAAGCCGTGTTCGCGCGGGCATGGACTTTGCTGAAGACTGGCAAATCCACCTAGAAGGTACTCAAGGTCATAACAAGAACGCATTCAGCCAAACTGACCACAAAGTAGCGGCGTTCGAAACTGAGCTAAACTACAACTACGCAATCAACGACAACGTAACCCTAACTCCAGGTTTCGTTTACTGGAACGGTACTAACCATTCTGAATACCGTCCTTACCTAAAAGCGACTTACGCTACAGGTAACTTCTACACGGCTGCACGTTACCGTTTCCAAGCGGCAACTGACGGTGTTGAGAACACAAACCAAGTTGACGCATGGGTTGGTTACAACGTTTCTGATTTCAACCTAGAATATAACCCAGCTTACATCGCGCAAAACAACGGCGGTAAGATCAACAGCGATCTTTCTCGTGCAGACAGCAAGTGGGAACACACGTTCCAAGTGAAATACACAGGCTTCGACACGTGGGCACCTTACCTAGATTACCAAATCCTAGATAAGACTTACGTAAACCAAAACTTCGAAGTGAAGACTGAAAACCGTGTTCGTCTAGGTGTAACGTTCAACTTCTAA
- the tnpA gene encoding IS200/IS605 family transposase translates to MSRYESASHVYYRCQYHIVWTPKYRLKILKGNLGKELYRSIYIYSNMKNCKVVELNVQVDHVHLVVRMPPSLSISKYMGFVKGRTAIRLFDKFPYLRKQKLWGNKFWQRGYFVDSVGMNEEIIRRYVRHQDRVGKEEEERQMHLGLSN, encoded by the coding sequence ATGAGCAGATATGAATCCGCTTCCCACGTATATTACAGGTGTCAGTACCACATAGTTTGGACACCGAAGTACCGACTCAAAATACTTAAGGGTAACTTGGGCAAAGAGCTGTACCGAAGTATCTACATCTACAGCAACATGAAGAACTGTAAGGTTGTAGAGTTGAACGTTCAAGTAGATCACGTCCATCTAGTCGTGAGAATGCCGCCAAGTTTGAGCATTTCAAAGTATATGGGATTTGTTAAAGGACGGACAGCGATAAGGTTGTTCGACAAATTTCCGTACCTAAGAAAGCAGAAGTTATGGGGCAATAAGTTCTGGCAGCGTGGCTACTTTGTTGATTCGGTAGGAATGAACGAGGAAATAATCCGAAGATATGTCAGGCATCAAGATCGTGTGGGAAAGGAAGAGGAAGAGCGTCAGATGCATCTAGGGTTGAGTAACTAA
- a CDS encoding LysR family transcriptional regulator: MTIGNQGGKANGKKFDLNLLRVFVSTYETQSVTKSAEQLDLTQSSVSNALARLKEAVGNELFTRTGRGIKPTRFAVELYEHVQEHILGIDKVIEGLANFDPKSSRRRFVIYCHEAALLRLHKHINVLDDYPNITLVLKELPPNDARIYEDLRMEKVDLVVDVAPSDSRVFQSKLLHSDGLICISSENHPRLQDGKMTKQRYMDESHVLLNIRRDNLTFVEWLVSDVLPPRRVFSQHSSLLGMLPSVSQSHAIAVVPETLFRQYGDMFHLQSLPFPFETKTFDTYMVWPTKMARNSALSWLRRFIESQLKASK; this comes from the coding sequence ATGACAATAGGCAATCAAGGTGGAAAAGCTAACGGAAAGAAGTTTGACCTCAACTTATTGCGCGTCTTCGTATCCACTTACGAAACTCAGTCCGTCACGAAATCTGCCGAGCAGTTGGATTTAACTCAATCATCGGTGAGTAATGCGCTTGCCCGACTCAAAGAGGCCGTAGGGAATGAATTGTTTACCCGTACAGGACGGGGCATCAAACCTACTCGCTTTGCCGTGGAGCTTTACGAACATGTTCAGGAGCACATTCTCGGCATCGATAAAGTCATCGAGGGGTTAGCGAATTTTGATCCCAAGTCGAGCCGACGACGTTTCGTTATCTATTGTCATGAAGCCGCTCTGCTACGGTTACACAAGCACATAAATGTGCTTGATGACTATCCCAACATCACACTCGTACTCAAGGAATTGCCTCCAAACGATGCTCGAATATACGAAGACTTACGTATGGAAAAAGTCGACTTAGTGGTTGACGTGGCCCCGTCCGATAGCCGTGTTTTCCAATCTAAACTGCTGCACAGTGACGGATTGATTTGTATTAGCAGCGAGAATCACCCCAGATTACAAGACGGTAAGATGACCAAACAGAGGTACATGGACGAAAGCCACGTCCTTCTGAACATTCGCCGCGACAACCTCACATTTGTCGAATGGTTAGTCAGCGACGTGCTTCCCCCAAGACGAGTGTTCAGCCAACATTCATCGTTACTGGGTATGTTGCCTTCTGTATCGCAGTCTCACGCAATCGCTGTTGTGCCAGAAACGCTATTTCGTCAATACGGCGACATGTTTCACCTTCAATCCCTACCCTTCCCATTTGAAACCAAAACCTTTGATACTTACATGGTGTGGCCCACCAAAATGGCACGCAATTCTGCACTCAGTTGGTTGAGGCGTTTTATCGAGTCGCAGCTTAAGGCATCAAAGTAA